A genome region from Chengkuizengella sp. SCS-71B includes the following:
- a CDS encoding ABC transporter permease subunit: MKTNLIRNELFLNRRSFFISGAVILLFSAMFAGMADVYLSNELMVDMLKTMPQGLLDAFGMDAELMTTFEGWMAGEPFMFTVLLLGAFSGIWAASSISKEKDQQTGEFLFTLPYSRTSIFLHKVLAQFIQITIISIVNLLIVLLFGALFSDIDSVKTIMLLMLGAYFISLAFAGVGYAITSILSSERAAISLGVGIVLVSFLLNMLSSLNEELNWMADLSLFSVFETKQIVLESSLTMPGILITLGIYFVGIILGNILFVRRDITM; the protein is encoded by the coding sequence ATGAAAACGAACCTAATTCGCAACGAATTATTTCTAAATCGGCGCAGTTTCTTTATTAGTGGAGCTGTTATTTTATTATTTAGTGCAATGTTTGCAGGTATGGCTGATGTGTACCTTAGTAATGAACTTATGGTGGATATGTTAAAAACAATGCCACAAGGTTTGTTAGATGCTTTTGGTATGGACGCTGAGTTAATGACAACATTTGAAGGATGGATGGCAGGAGAGCCATTTATGTTTACCGTTTTATTATTAGGTGCCTTTTCGGGAATATGGGCTGCTTCCAGTATATCTAAAGAAAAAGATCAACAAACAGGTGAATTTTTATTTACTTTGCCATATAGCCGCACAAGTATTTTTTTGCATAAAGTGTTGGCTCAATTTATTCAAATTACAATCATTTCCATCGTAAATTTACTCATAGTATTATTATTTGGTGCTTTATTTAGTGATATTGATTCTGTAAAAACGATTATGCTGTTAATGCTTGGTGCCTATTTCATTAGTTTAGCTTTTGCTGGCGTAGGGTATGCTATTACTTCAATTTTATCTTCTGAACGTGCTGCCATTTCATTAGGGGTAGGGATCGTACTTGTATCCTTTTTATTAAATATGCTTTCTTCGTTAAATGAGGAGTTGAATTGGATGGCAGATTTAAGCCTATTTTCAGTGTTTGAAACGAAACAAATTGTGCTGGAATCTAGTTTGACAATGCCAGGTATATTGATTACATTAGGCATATATTTTGTAGGAATTATATTAGGTAATATACTATTTGTACGAAGAGATATTACGATGTAG
- a CDS encoding TetR/AcrR family transcriptional regulator, with translation MSRKKEQILKTAKELFMLQGLQETSLEQIAEKVPASKMTIYKHFQNKEGLIEQVLNELVDEIIQDFYSMLDHAKDNPLEGLMELQKYEGTDKISQVFIMDLVKYYPQQSQRLLAYQREEIIPKFEHFLFEAQKKGQIRKDISPHVLTLFIMSIKQFFANPENLVGITDINAIRDQFMTLLYYGIISPDHKKE, from the coding sequence TTGAGTCGTAAAAAAGAACAAATTCTTAAAACAGCAAAAGAGCTTTTTATGTTGCAAGGATTACAAGAAACTAGTTTGGAACAAATTGCTGAGAAAGTTCCTGCTTCTAAAATGACGATTTATAAACATTTTCAAAATAAAGAAGGTTTAATCGAGCAAGTGTTGAACGAACTTGTTGATGAAATCATTCAGGATTTTTACTCGATGCTTGATCATGCTAAAGATAATCCGTTAGAAGGTTTGATGGAACTGCAGAAATATGAAGGTACAGACAAAATATCTCAAGTATTCATTATGGATCTAGTCAAGTATTACCCACAACAATCTCAAAGATTACTAGCTTATCAAAGAGAAGAAATTATTCCTAAGTTTGAGCATTTTCTTTTTGAGGCGCAGAAAAAAGGTCAGATTCGTAAAGATATTTCACCTCATGTCCTTACATTATTTATTATGAGTATAAAACAGTTTTTTGCAAATCCTGAAAATTTAGTTGGAATCACGGATATTAACGCAATTAGAGATCAATTTATGACTTTATTATATTATGGGATTATCTCTCCTGATCATAAAAAGGAATAA
- a CDS encoding pyridoxamine 5'-phosphate oxidase family protein: MGKFFTELNEDLIKFIQKQHMFFTATAPSDDGRINLSPKGYDCLIIENNQSIIYLDYAGSGNETANHLKDNKKITLMWNSFDQKPLILRVYGYGEVFEKHTETYANLLQDNFPNIDPKSARQVFRIKIEAVQTSCGFGVPIMNYVEDRNILKKWTENKTSQGLLDEYIDKHGAKLDEKFPLNK, from the coding sequence ATGGGAAAATTTTTTACAGAACTTAATGAGGATTTAATTAAATTTATTCAAAAGCAACATATGTTTTTCACAGCAACAGCACCTTCAGACGATGGGAGAATTAATTTATCTCCAAAGGGCTATGACTGTTTAATAATTGAAAACAACCAATCTATCATTTACTTGGATTATGCAGGTAGTGGAAACGAAACTGCAAACCATTTAAAAGACAATAAAAAAATTACACTCATGTGGAATAGTTTTGATCAAAAACCATTGATATTACGCGTTTATGGCTATGGTGAAGTATTTGAAAAACATACAGAAACATACGCTAATTTATTACAGGACAATTTTCCAAATATTGATCCAAAATCAGCAAGACAGGTTTTCAGGATTAAGATTGAGGCGGTACAAACAAGTTGTGGATTCGGTGTTCCAATCATGAATTATGTCGAGGATAGAAATATTTTAAAAAAATGGACTGAAAACAAAACCTCACAAGGATTATTAGATGAATATATAGATAAACATGGGGCCAAATTGGATGAGAAGTTTCCATTAAATAAATAA
- a CDS encoding D-alanyl-D-alanine carboxypeptidase family protein, with the protein MYRKHLIYFLSTVLFISLIFPAQLIANEPEEQQIDLAPNSHSAILIDADTGTIIFEKNAHDRLPPASITKVMTMLLIMEALDSGKIQKDEMVRTSELAASMGGSQIFLEAGEEMSVEDMLKGIAMASGNDASVAMAEKIAGSEEMFVQMMNDRAKELGLENTHFQNSNGLPSSDHYSSAHDIAMMSKELLKHEKITQFTSKYQDYLRKDTDDPFWLVNTNKLVRFYQGADGLKTGYTSEAKYCLAATAKRNDMRVIAVVLGEPTTKSRNYEVSKLFDYAFSQYTTYPIFKPGEMIGTIPIEKGDVQNIEIVAKQQYSVLMKKGESKENIKYEIELESEIKAPVSLGQTVGKLKIYQNEEKIKEIDLDSPKEVSEASYWQILKRTIEKVLFVQKKDEQETENESDQLEENSQE; encoded by the coding sequence ATGTACAGAAAACACTTAATCTATTTTTTAAGCACAGTTTTATTTATAAGTCTGATATTTCCAGCTCAATTGATTGCAAATGAACCTGAGGAACAACAGATAGATTTAGCTCCAAATTCTCATTCTGCCATTTTGATAGACGCTGATACAGGTACTATCATTTTTGAAAAAAATGCTCATGATCGTTTACCTCCCGCTAGTATCACAAAAGTAATGACCATGTTACTTATTATGGAAGCGCTTGATAGCGGAAAAATACAGAAAGATGAAATGGTTAGAACTAGTGAGTTAGCAGCATCTATGGGAGGCTCTCAAATCTTTTTAGAAGCTGGAGAAGAGATGAGTGTTGAGGATATGCTAAAAGGCATTGCGATGGCTTCGGGTAATGATGCATCTGTAGCGATGGCTGAAAAAATAGCAGGATCAGAAGAAATGTTTGTTCAAATGATGAATGATCGCGCAAAAGAACTTGGTTTAGAGAACACACATTTCCAGAATAGTAATGGTTTACCTTCGTCAGACCATTATTCAAGTGCTCATGACATTGCGATGATGTCTAAAGAGTTATTAAAGCATGAAAAGATCACACAATTTACTAGTAAATATCAGGATTATTTGCGTAAGGATACAGATGATCCTTTCTGGCTAGTCAACACGAATAAATTAGTCAGATTTTATCAGGGAGCAGATGGTCTGAAAACTGGTTATACCAGTGAAGCTAAGTATTGCCTTGCAGCAACTGCTAAAAGAAATGATATGCGTGTGATTGCTGTTGTATTAGGAGAACCTACGACAAAATCTAGAAACTATGAAGTGTCTAAGTTATTTGATTATGCTTTTTCTCAATATACCACTTATCCTATTTTTAAACCAGGTGAAATGATCGGTACGATCCCTATTGAAAAAGGGGATGTTCAAAATATTGAGATCGTGGCAAAGCAACAATATAGTGTGTTAATGAAAAAAGGGGAGTCCAAAGAAAATATTAAGTATGAAATTGAATTAGAATCAGAAATTAAAGCACCAGTTTCATTAGGACAAACCGTTGGAAAATTAAAGATCTATCAAAATGAAGAAAAAATTAAAGAAATTGATCTTGATTCTCCTAAAGAAGTTAGTGAAGCAAGTTATTGGCAAATTTTGAAAAGAACGATAGAAAAAGTACTATTTGTTCAAAAAAAAGATGAACAAGAAACAGAAAACGAGTCAGATCAATTAGAAGAAAATTCACAAGAATAA
- the spoIIAA gene encoding anti-sigma F factor antagonist produces MSLHVQISNQGEALIVRLQGELDHHTSELLRTKMESAIEQENSNHIVLVLKDLSFMDSSGLGVILGRYKQITNKGGRMVVCNVNSSIYRLFEMSGLFKILTIEEDEEQALSSLGVVS; encoded by the coding sequence ATGAGTCTGCACGTGCAGATATCTAATCAAGGTGAAGCATTGATCGTAAGACTTCAGGGTGAACTTGATCATCACACATCTGAACTGCTGCGAACAAAAATGGAAAGTGCAATAGAGCAGGAAAACAGTAATCATATCGTTTTAGTACTTAAGGATCTGTCTTTTATGGATAGCTCTGGTTTAGGAGTTATATTAGGACGATATAAACAAATTACAAATAAAGGTGGAAGGATGGTTGTTTGCAACGTCAACTCTTCAATCTATCGACTGTTTGAAATGTCAGGTTTGTTTAAAATATTAACCATTGAAGAAGATGAAGAACAAGCTCTTTCTAGTTTGGGGGTCGTATCATGA
- the spoIIAB gene encoding anti-sigma F factor, with translation MKVNNYMALQFMSKSENEAFARITVAAFVSQLDPQVNELTDIKTVVSEAVTNSIIHGYENKPDGMISITAKIEEDTVYITVEDEGLGIENLDEAMQPLFTSKPELERSGMGFTIMENFMDEVEINSILGKGTKVTMMKRIESKKALYN, from the coding sequence ATGAAAGTAAATAATTATATGGCTCTTCAATTTATGAGTAAATCAGAAAATGAAGCTTTTGCAAGAATTACAGTGGCTGCGTTTGTTTCTCAATTAGATCCACAAGTCAACGAACTAACAGACATTAAAACAGTGGTTTCTGAAGCAGTTACGAATTCAATTATCCATGGCTATGAAAATAAACCAGATGGTATGATTTCGATTACTGCAAAAATAGAGGAGGATACGGTTTATATTACTGTAGAGGATGAAGGGTTAGGCATCGAGAACTTAGACGAGGCAATGCAGCCTCTATTTACATCAAAACCTGAGTTAGAGAGGTCAGGTATGGGTTTTACGATTATGGAAAATTTTATGGATGAAGTTGAGATTAATTCAATTTTAGGAAAAGGAACTAAGGTGACAATGATGAAGCGGATTGAATCAAAAAAAGCTTTATACAATTAG
- the sigF gene encoding RNA polymerase sporulation sigma factor SigF has translation MDVDLNNKTHKYLKDNEVKRLIALSQTGDMVARDTLVNSNIRLVWSVVQRFLNRGYEPDDLFQIGCIGLLKSVDKFDLSYDVKFSTYAVPMIIGEIQRFLRDDGTLKVSRSLKEMANKVRKIKDELTKKLNRIPTISEIAKELEVTPEDVVFALEANKPPSSIHETVFENDGDPITLMDQISDDSQDKWFENIALNEAIQSLSEREQLIVYLRYYKDQTQSEVALRLGISQVQVSRLEKKILRTIKAQIAL, from the coding sequence ATGGATGTGGATTTGAATAACAAGACACATAAATATCTAAAGGATAATGAAGTCAAAAGATTAATTGCTTTAAGTCAAACTGGTGACATGGTAGCAAGAGATACTTTAGTGAATAGTAATATTCGTTTAGTATGGTCAGTAGTTCAACGGTTTTTAAATCGGGGATATGAGCCTGATGATTTGTTTCAAATCGGATGTATAGGATTGTTAAAATCAGTTGATAAATTCGACTTATCTTATGATGTCAAATTTTCTACCTATGCTGTTCCGATGATTATAGGAGAAATACAACGTTTTCTCAGGGATGATGGAACCTTAAAAGTGAGTCGCTCCTTAAAAGAAATGGCAAATAAGGTGAGGAAAATTAAGGATGAGCTTACTAAAAAATTAAATCGAATACCCACCATATCAGAAATAGCGAAAGAACTAGAAGTAACCCCAGAGGACGTGGTGTTTGCACTTGAAGCCAATAAACCTCCTTCATCTATCCATGAAACCGTTTTTGAAAATGATGGGGATCCGATTACACTCATGGATCAAATATCTGATGATTCTCAAGATAAATGGTTTGAAAACATTGCTTTAAATGAAGCCATTCAATCATTAAGTGAAAGAGAACAACTCATCGTATACTTGAGGTATTATAAAGATCAAACTCAATCAGAGGTTGCACTCCGATTGGGAATATCACAAGTACAAGTGTCCAGATTAGAGAAGAAAATATTACGAACGATTAAAGCTCAGATAGCATTATGA
- a CDS encoding stage V sporulation protein AA translates to MNNNQQILYLRLRKFIRLTKGKPIYLGQIAQVIIDPEWEMILKKLLIIQPEDKKNLVIDLMMIIKKVKEVLPDVTIEYFGEPHVFVEFEENKPSPNIIFIALVWLLLFVGSGLAIMNFHADVSMEEVHQKIFTYVTGEETESPLLLQIPYSLGLGIGMILFFNRLFKKKFSEEPSPLELEMFMYKENLNQFQITKQFQKNDKRNGSDDGTIS, encoded by the coding sequence ATGAATAACAATCAGCAAATATTATATTTGAGGTTAAGGAAATTTATTAGATTAACAAAAGGAAAACCAATCTATTTAGGACAAATTGCTCAAGTCATCATTGACCCTGAGTGGGAGATGATATTAAAGAAGCTATTGATTATTCAACCAGAAGATAAAAAGAATTTAGTCATTGATTTAATGATGATTATAAAAAAAGTGAAGGAAGTTCTTCCTGATGTAACCATAGAATATTTTGGAGAACCACATGTATTTGTTGAATTTGAGGAAAATAAACCTTCACCTAATATTATATTCATCGCTTTAGTATGGTTGTTATTATTTGTGGGATCTGGTTTAGCCATTATGAACTTTCATGCAGACGTAAGTATGGAGGAAGTTCATCAAAAAATTTTTACATATGTGACAGGGGAAGAAACTGAGTCCCCCTTACTTCTGCAAATCCCATATTCACTAGGATTAGGAATCGGGATGATCTTATTTTTTAATCGATTATTTAAAAAGAAGTTTAGTGAGGAGCCCTCACCCCTTGAGTTAGAAATGTTCATGTACAAAGAAAATTTAAATCAGTTTCAAATTACAAAACAATTTCAAAAGAATGATAAAAGAAATGGTTCAGATGATGGAACTATTTCATAA
- a CDS encoding stage V sporulation protein AB: protein MELFHNVLLIFIGVSGGLAVGSGLVAFLTVLDVVPRLTQLTKSNKFLYLYESAVVIGAVFWTFTDFYKWNFHLFPLSTIIFGLFAGVFVGMIAAGLTEVLNVLPILAQRMNMSKYIIVLLMAMVLGKIIGSLFQWIVYRTL, encoded by the coding sequence ATGGAACTATTTCATAATGTATTACTTATCTTTATAGGGGTTTCAGGAGGTTTAGCAGTAGGAAGTGGCTTGGTTGCTTTTCTGACAGTTTTGGATGTCGTACCTCGTTTGACGCAGCTTACTAAATCTAATAAGTTTCTGTACTTATATGAATCCGCTGTTGTGATTGGGGCGGTGTTTTGGACATTTACTGATTTTTATAAATGGAATTTTCACCTTTTTCCGTTAAGCACCATAATATTTGGCTTATTCGCTGGTGTTTTTGTTGGAATGATAGCAGCTGGGTTAACGGAAGTATTAAATGTTTTACCAATATTAGCGCAAAGAATGAATATGTCAAAGTACATTATTGTTCTATTGATGGCTATGGTCTTAGGAAAAATCATTGGATCACTTTTTCAATGGATAGTATATCGAACATTGTAA
- a CDS encoding spore germination protein, translated as MAESNKQKIPIPKDIKKVKEALNEHIGLDSSFDVLFREMEFGTKKTGLLYINGFAKDDVLTEILKRLSYLKREELVPKVLSSFLEKYISHIQVEVEDDITKVVNSVLAGMCAFFVDGETRAIVIDAKVFPIRGIDEPSLEKVARGSRDGFVETMLINVTLVRRRLRDPKLKYEVMNVGKRTKTDVCIGYLDDVADKKLVESVRDKIKEIKVDGIPVANKQLEEIIFGNSWNPFPMVRYSERPDVIAAHLLDGHVILFVDTSPSAMILPATLFHHVQHAEEYTEAPVVGTYLRWVRFIAIFASIFILPIWFLFVIEPSLKPDALEFLGPKKTGELPIILQFLFAEIGADIMRMASIHTPTALGTSLGLISAIILGEFAVQTGLFVYEVILYLALAMMGMYATPSYELRLANRMTRLILLILIAFFKVPGLIVGTTMIILLLVFTRSFNAPYLWPFIPFDAKAFFTIVLRKPITHDNKRPSITNPQDDSKQPT; from the coding sequence ATGGCAGAATCAAATAAACAAAAGATACCCATTCCAAAGGATATAAAAAAAGTTAAAGAAGCTTTGAATGAACATATTGGATTAGATAGCAGCTTTGATGTTTTGTTTAGGGAAATGGAATTTGGAACAAAAAAGACTGGATTATTGTATATTAATGGCTTTGCCAAGGATGATGTGTTAACAGAGATTTTAAAAAGATTGAGTTATTTAAAACGTGAGGAGTTAGTTCCTAAAGTATTATCAAGTTTTTTGGAAAAGTACATTTCTCATATTCAAGTTGAGGTTGAAGATGATATAACTAAAGTTGTGAATAGCGTTTTAGCTGGAATGTGTGCTTTTTTTGTTGATGGAGAAACACGGGCTATTGTAATTGATGCAAAGGTTTTTCCTATAAGAGGTATTGACGAACCTTCTTTAGAAAAAGTAGCACGTGGCTCTAGAGATGGATTTGTTGAAACAATGTTAATTAACGTTACTTTAGTTCGAAGAAGATTACGTGACCCTAAACTAAAGTATGAAGTCATGAATGTTGGTAAAAGAACAAAAACAGATGTATGTATTGGATACCTTGATGATGTTGCGGATAAAAAATTAGTGGAATCTGTAAGAGATAAAATTAAAGAAATTAAAGTTGATGGTATTCCAGTAGCAAATAAGCAGCTAGAAGAAATTATTTTTGGGAACTCATGGAACCCATTTCCTATGGTTAGATACTCAGAACGCCCTGATGTTATAGCTGCTCATTTATTAGACGGACATGTTATTTTATTTGTTGATACTTCACCAAGTGCAATGATTTTACCCGCTACCCTTTTTCATCATGTACAGCATGCAGAAGAGTATACAGAGGCACCAGTTGTGGGGACATATTTAAGGTGGGTAAGATTTATCGCGATTTTTGCCTCCATTTTTATACTTCCCATCTGGTTCTTATTTGTTATTGAACCAAGTCTTAAACCGGATGCTTTAGAGTTTTTGGGACCTAAAAAAACAGGTGAACTCCCAATTATCTTACAATTTCTATTTGCAGAGATTGGTGCTGACATTATGAGGATGGCTTCAATTCATACTCCAACTGCTTTGGGCACTTCACTCGGGTTAATCTCTGCTATCATATTAGGAGAATTTGCAGTTCAGACAGGTCTTTTTGTTTATGAAGTCATATTATATTTAGCTTTAGCTATGATGGGAATGTATGCTACACCAAGTTATGAATTGAGACTTGCGAATCGAATGACAAGACTGATTTTATTAATCCTCATAGCATTTTTTAAAGTACCTGGGTTAATTGTTGGCACAACGATGATTATTTTACTATTAGTGTTCACAAGATCCTTTAATGCACCCTATTTATGGCCGTTTATTCCATTTGATGCAAAAGCATTTTTCACAATTGTATTGAGAAAACCTATTACTCATGATAATAAACGCCCAAGCATTACAAATCCGCAAGATGATTCTAAACAACCAACTTAA